In Lathyrus oleraceus cultivar Zhongwan6 chromosome 2, CAAS_Psat_ZW6_1.0, whole genome shotgun sequence, the DNA window CCGGACATACATAAATAACCACATCTCACCAACCCCTTCACCTTAACCATGTTCTGCATGCCCcgaaaattattaaaaatttaatttctgTGAGACAACTCACCACTGACAATAATGTTTCTGTTTCCTTTGATCCTTTTGGTTTTACTGTCTCTGATTTTCAGACAGAGATCACCCTTCTCAGATGTGACAGTCGTGGAGATCTTTATCCAGTTATCACTCCTCCCAGTTTTACAGGTCTCACATGCAGTCTTTGGCATAGTCATCTTGGTCATCCAGGCATGTCTGTTTTGAATTCCCTTCGCAAAAATATGTTCATATATTGTGAACCTTTTAATTCTTCTGTCGTTTATGACTATTGTGTTTTAGGCAAACAGGTTAAATTTCCATTTTTTAATTCTCAAACTACGACTCTGATGCCTTTTGACATTTTACATAGTGATTTATGGACGTCTCCAATTTTAAGTTTTGCTGGTCATAAATATTATGTCTTATTCTTAGATGATTTTACAAACTTCTTGTGGACTTTTCCTATTAGCAGAAAATCTCAAGTGTTTGAAATGTTTAAGTCACTTACTCAACTCATTTAAACTTAATTTTCGCAAAAAGTAAAAACATTTCAATGTGACAATGGCAGTGAATATAATAATGagctttttcaaaaatattgcACTAATCATGGTCTAGTTTTTCGTTTCTCTTGTCCCCACACATCCTCACAAAATGGGAAAGCGGAACGCAAAATAAGAACCATTAATAATACGATACGTACTATGCTAGCTCATTCTTCTGTTCCCCTCTCGTTTTGGCATCATGCTCTCCACTTGGGAACTTACCTGTTAAATATTATTCCTTGTAAAACACTTCATAATCAGTCACCAACATAAATTATGTATCATCGTGATCCCACCTACACACATCTCAGAGTCTTTGGTTGTCTATATTATCCATTATTCCCGTCATCTACCATTCATAAGTTACAACCTCACTCTATTCCGTGTGTCTTCTTGGGTTATCCGCCGAATCATAAAGGTTATAAGTGTTTTGATTTGTCTAATAGAAAACTAATAATTTTGAGACATGTTATCTCTGATGAAACTCAATTTCCCTTCACCAAGATACACTCCCCTTCACCTCACTCTTATCAATTCCTAGATGATCACCTTCACTCCTACCTCTTCGATCAACACACCTGTTACAATAAACTCTCCATCACCACCATCAATTCAACCGCATCCACCTCCACCTACACGGACCATAACCACCCGAAGCATGAAAGGCATTGTCAAACCTCGCATGATATTTAACTTATCAATCTCTCACTCTGACCACACCATCTCTCCCATACCTAAAAACCCCAAACTAGCCTTATCAGACACGAATTGGAAATCCGcaatgcaatctgaatttgatGCCCTTATTCGAAATAAGACGTGGGATTTAATTCCTCGTCCTTGTGATGCTAATCTTATTCGATGTATGTGGATTTTTAGGCATAAGAAAAATTCTGATGGCTCCTTTGAGCATTATAAGGCTCGTCTTATAGGTGATGGCAGGTCATAGGTTGCAGGTGTGGATTGTGATGAGACTTTTAGCCCCATGATGAAACCCGCTACCATTCGAACAATGCTTACCGTTGCTCTCTCCAAATCCTGGTCCATTAATCAACTGGATGTTCAGAATGcctttttacatggtgatcttcaTGAGACTGTTTACATGCATCAGCCATTGGGTTTCCGTGACCTCCGTCATCCAGATTATGTATGTCGGTTGAAGAAGTCATTATATGGTCTCAAGCAAGCGCCTAAGGCATGGTACCAACGTTTTGCTGACTATGTCGCCACCATTGGCTTTCGCCATAGCACATCAGACCACTCCCTCTTCATATATCGACAAGGTTTAGACATGGCCTACATTCTGCTGTATGTAGTGACATCATCCTCATCACCTCCACTCAGGTCCTCCGCCAATCAATTATGTCACTCTTAGCATCTGAGTTTGCAATGAAGGATTTGGACCCTCTGAGTTACTTTCTAGGTATTGTAGTATCTCGTCATCCTGATGGCATATTTCTCAGTCAAAGCACTTATGCATCAGAGATCATTGAATGTGCTGGCATGGCGTCCTGTAAACCATCAACCACTCCTGTTGACACCAAGCAGAAACTCAACACCTCCTCCGACACTTCTTATGAGGATCCCTCCTTGTATCGGAGTCTTGTAGGGGCCCTACAGTATCTCACCTTCACTCGACATGATATATCATATGTTGTTCAACAAGTTTGTCTTCACATGCATGCCCCTCGCACGGAACACATGCTTGCTCTTAAGCGTATTTTGCGCTATGTTTAGGGTACCTTACATTTTGGACTACACTTATCCCCATCTTCCATTACAAAGCTTACCTCCTACACTGACGCTAATTGGGGTGGATATTCTGACACCAGACGTTCTACATCTAGGAACTGTGTTTTTCTAGGTGACAACCTTATTTCTTGGTTTTCCAAAAGGCAGCCAACTCTCTCCCGTTCTAGTGCTGAAGCTGAATATAGGGGGGTTGCCAATGTTGTCTCCGAATCGTGTTGGATTCACAATCTTCTCCTGGAACTCCATTTTCCTATTCCTCAGGCCACTTTGGTGTATTGTGACAACGTTAGTGCCATCTATCTATTTGGTAATCCTGTGCAGCATCAGCGTACTAAACATATTGAGATGGACATTCATTTTGTTCGGGAAAAGGTAGTGGTCAGGCTCGCGTCCTTCATGTTCCCTCAAGATATCAGATCACAGACATCTTCACCAAAGGACTTCCTCGCATTCTCTTTGATGATTTTTGGACCAGTCTAAGCGTCCGTGAACCTCCCGCTTCGACTGCGGGGGTGTGATAGAATAgaatattttgttataattagtCATAATTAGTTTCCTATAATTATGTTGTATCAGAATTAGATAGTTGACAAAATGTTACATATTGATGTATATATATTCTATTCAAATCAATGCGAAGGACACGATTTTCATTATCCTACATCACGAGAACTTACAAGGTCACACACATAAAGATAACTGATGAGAGATAGAATGAATAAATGAAATATGGtacaccgtaaggtacaatgtacttcAGAGAATTATGGAATACTGTAAGGTATGATGTACTTAAGTGAAATATGGAATATTGTAtaatatagtaataataataatgattattattattattattaatattattattataataattactaaatataataataataaaagtgtGTTTATTATAATAATAGTTATTATAATCATATAGTATTGTTATTATACATATGGTTCACTTAAGTAGGGCTTTAAATATAACTCTTGTGTAAAAGCTTTCACGGTTGATGAAATTAGGTTTGTGAAACCCTTGTCatgatctctctctctctctctctctctctctatatatatatatatatatatatatatatatatatatatatcaacgACTTCTTTTGTAGCAGCTAGAACTGAGAATTGAAGGCTCTCTGTTTGTTtgattgagtagaggcgttgttcttcattcaacgctcgtgatcatTTCTCATGTTCTGCACCAAAGTTGTTAATTGCCCCAAGAGGTAAATGTTCTATCACAAATCATACATCATTCCTAAGGATCAACTTAAGgtaaatttttgtttttttgcTGCATTTTTTATCAGGATTTCCTTTAAGTGGTATCAGGGCCACTTATGAAAACATGTATCAGATCATTGTTTATTTTCTATAACTTATGTATTAATTTGAATAAAAcacataatgaattaaataataacaaGAAATTAAATATTAACATCATGTTGTGTACAATTTGGTTGATTCAATGTTACATATGCTTCAGAATCGACTTTTGGATGGTGAAGCAACAATACTTCGATCATCTGTAAGTTACACAAATATGATTGATCAACTTTAAATGTGATTTAAGTAATTCTGGTGCAAGATGGTATATTTGATATAGTATTTATTTTTCGTCTATTCAATTATGTTAGGTATGTGATTTTATGattggcaacaattttggtaaaacatGTTTCATTTGGGAGAACATGTATCATAACCTAATGTTGAACAAGGTGTCATGACATCTTGATAAATTATGCAACAAGTGTTGTTTATGTTCCTTGCAGACTGATGTCCTGACAGATGTTATGACATCTTACACCAATACACATGTACATGTCTATAAGTGTGAATCCTTGAAGATTTGATTTTAAATTGTGAGATTATGGATGATTCTAGTTCTTCTATATGCGCAACAAATCAATGATGTTTTAGGAACAATGAAAATTTGATTTGATTTCATTAAAAGGATCTTTTGCGACTTTTTAGGAAATATTATAGATTTGTTCCTATTATTGTGGAGAAGATCTTGCAAGTAATTTACAAGAGAATATTGGATATGATTTAAAGAATCCAAGCCCATACTGCAATAGTCTATTTATAAGGACTGCCTAAACCTAAATTGTTAATGAATTCACATTAATGAAAATCGTGTGCACAAATAAGGGTTTAGGGTTTTGAGAGTTCCTTAGGTGTTAGTGGTTGTTTGTACATCCCTCATGTATATTTTGATTCATGGAGGTTGACTGATTATACTTGATTGTATATCAAGTTATTATTCTCATTCATGAGCTTTTAAGCAAAGAGTTGAGTATTGTTCTTGGTTAAAGCTTTTAAGAAAAACCAAGTGTTGTTTATTGAAAGTGTTCTTTGATTGTTTTTCAGTAGTTATCATTGTTGTGTGATTCAAGGGaagtgagaagggtctcatatttaggagagtcttagatagaaattcaacaggtagtgattaggtgagaagattgtaaaaccagaggttgtttagaacttcaaactaatattgtttgagtggatttccttcctggcttggtagccctcagatgtaggtgacgttgcaccgaactgggttaacaattgatTGTGTCTTTTACCTTCTGCAATTTAATTTTGCATAATTACTATTTTGGTAAAAGTGTTTCTGTCAGCAGATGATGTCTTAACATCTGTCTTGATATTGTGTTATGTTATTTTCTGTTCTCATATTTGTAAGTTATCTTGTTATTGTGTTTTGAACAGATATAAGAGTCTCGACATCTCTTATGACATCTCATATCTGCATACCAgaattttaattggtatcagagctgGCATTCTGCTCTGTTTTTGGGTGAGATCCGGGGAAGATACTTTTTGGTACCATGGAAGGAGGACTTGTTAACAGACCACCCATCCTAGATTGAACCAACTCTGACTATTGGAAGGAACGTATGGTGACATTCCTAAAATTTATGGATAGAAAGACTTGGAAAGTTGTCATCAAGGGTTGGGAACATCCAATTATGAAGGACAAAGATGGGAAGGCTACTACTGACTTGAAGCCTAAAGAGAACTGGTCTAATAAAGAAGATGAATtggctcttggaaactccaaagctttGAATGTTCTATTCAATGGAGTTGACAAAAATATATTCAGGTTAATAAACACATGTACTGTGGCCAAAGATGCATGGGAAATTCTCAGAACTACCCATGAAGGCACATCTAAAGTGAATATGTCTAGACTTCAACTTCTCACTACCAGATttgagaatctaaagatgaaagatgatgacagtattcatgattttcacatgaatgttcttgaaattgcaaattcatctagtgccttgggagagaagatgtcagaagAAAAGATGGTTAGAAAAATTCTCAGGTCCCTACCTAAGAAATTTAACATGAAGGTCATAGCCATTGAAGAAGCCCAAGACATCAGCAACATGAGAGTAGATGAACTTGTTTGGTCACTTCAAACTTTTGAATTGGGTATTAGTGACAAATCTGAAGGTAAGAACAAAAGCATAACTTTTGTATCCAACACTGAAGATGAAGAGGACCAATGTGACTTGGATATTGATGAGGGAATGTATAATGCTATTGTATAGCTTAAGAGACAATTCAATAAGGTACTGAAGGGAATGGATAGGAAGTcgagaccaaatgtcaagaatATCTCATATGACATCAGCAAGAATAATGATTCCCAGAGAAAAGCAAGAACAGAAGAAAAGCCCAATCAAGGAAAAGGTATCCAGTGTCATGAATGTGAGGGTTTTAGTCATATTAGATCAGAATGTCCCAcgtatctcaagaaacaaaagaagggCTTATCTATTTCTTTGTCCGATGATTCTGAAGGTGAAACTGATGATGAAACCGCTAAGCATGTTACAACTTTCAATGTTATACATGAATCTGATGAATATTATTATGACGAGGATGTCTCTTATGATGAATTGGTTGCTTCCTACAATGAGATTTGTGTCAGATGTGAAGAGGTGTGTAATACAGGAGAAGAGCAGAAGAGAATCATAGCTCAACTACAATCTAAAAAAGAGAAACTTTTATCTACTGTAACTGATCTTAAAAATGAGGTAACTCTATTGTCTTCTAAACTTGAAAACATGACTAAATCCATAAGAATGTTGAACAATTGGTCTGATATGCTAGATGAAATTCTTCAAGTTGGAAAAGAGGTTAGAAACTTAAAAGGTATAGCTTTTAATTACCAATATCAAAATAAACAAGGAAAAACACCTGTGACAAAATTTATTCCTCCGGACATTATGAGCCCATGATGTCTGACCAAATGTTACAACATCCTGCCAGACATTAGGAAACTCAAACTAAAGTCAACTTTTTGCCTTGGAAATGTCATTATTATGGTAAATATGGACATAAAAAGCCTTTCTGCTACAGACTGCATGGTTATCCAAAACATCCGACACATCCTAGGGATAATCATGTAATGATTAAAACTAGAAAAGAGTGGAAACCTAAGGTTGTTCCACATGAAACTACTTGTTCTTCCACATGCCTAATGTCCAAGGAAGATGAAGTCAAGTTGTGGCACCATAAGCTTGGACATGTGAATCTCAAAGAGATATCTCTTGGCTACTCTACAAACAGTAGAGCTTATAAAGTATTTAAATCCAGAACCAAGGGTGTGATGGAGTCCATTAATGTTGGGTTGATGATTAAATTATTGAAAAAGGGAATGATGTCAATGAAGATATTGGAACATCATCTCAGCAGACTGATGCTTCAAAAAATGTGGAAAACATTGAGTCAAATATTGATCCAACAAGGAATGAATTAGATGCTTCTGCTGACATTTAAGCTGcttgtttttctattttatttcacATGCGTTTTTTGTGGGCATTTTCCCTGAGTATTGAACCTCTATGTGCCATGGGGGAGTTATTTATGTGTTGTTGATCATGACATTCAGGGGgagtttgatttgtttgtacCAAGGATGTTGTGTACTTGCTGTGATGTCAGGTAGAATGCCTTGACATTTTATTTCATAGAATTCTGTTTGTGCTTAGGCTGTTGTGTGCTTGTTGTGATGCTAGACAAAATATCTTGATAGTTTGTTTCTGAAGGAGGCTTGGAGTGTGAGAGTTTATTTCTATCTATGTATTTTCTGTGAGGATGGGTTTCTACTACTTATTTCTGCTACGTGTGCCTCTGATATGTCTTGGTATTATACCAAGTGTTTGGTTTTTGTGCTtgtgattattgttgttgttttatcTTTTCTCCAACTATGATGTCACATCCAATGATGTCACACCCAATGTTGCAACATCAGACTTCTTCTAAAGTGTtggaacttcttcatatggacttaatgggaccaATACAGATAGATATCTTGGGTGGAAAGAGGTATGCCTTTATGGTTATAGATGATTTTTTTGGATATACTTGGATGAACTTTCTTAAAGAAAAACCAGACAACTTTGAAGTCTTCAAAGACTTGTGTCAAAGCATTCAAGAAGAGAAGAAGAGTGTGATTATCAAGATCAGAAGTGAGCATGAGAAAAAGTTTGAGAATGAAAAATTCTCTAAATTTTGTGCTTCTGAAGGTATTAGCTATGAGTTTTCCATTTCTTCTCAATAAAAGAGAATTATTGAGCAAAAGACAAGAGCTATACAAGAACCCGTCAGAGTAACGCTTCATGGTAAGAACATGTCATATCATTTTTGGGATAAAGCTATGAATATTGCCTACTACATCTGTAATAGGGTCACCTTGAGAGGAGGCACTTCATCCATTCTCTATGAGCTGTGTAAAGGAAAGAAATCTACAGTCAAATACTTTCATGTCTTTGGAAGTAAATGTCATATCTTGACTGACCAAGAACAAGATGGTATCCAATCAGTGATGAAGGGATATTTATGGTTTACTCATCAATAAGTATAACTTATAGAATTTTTAACTCAAGAGCTGGATTGACAATGGAATCTATCAATGTGGTAATTGATGATTCAATCATTGAACAAAGGATGGATGTTAAAGACAATGTTGGAACATCTTCTGTGCAGATTGATGAGACAGTAAGAGAGGATATGTGTGAATTTACAAGCATTGAATCAGTGAGTTCTCAAGCTAGCAAAGGTCTTCCTAATATAACAATACAAGGAATTGATCACAAGACTCCATAATAAAGAAGACATCACTGAATCCAATGAAAAAAATACCAAATGATGATGGATGTTATGCCTTAAGGAGCAGTCTGTTTTTCTGGATCAATAAGAAGCAAGCATGTGCTTCTTGGTGTACTGTAGAAGCTGAATTCAGAGAAAGTTTCTCTAAACTAATGTTGAAGGAATATGATGTCAAACAGAATTTTATAACATTATATGGTAAAAATTTGAATTCTATCAGATATCTTATTCAACATGGATGGAACAAGAACCTTGATAGTTATAGTCAACTAATCAAGAATCTTATTGAAGGAAAGGTTGTTACTCTAGAACATATGGACAAGAAGGAACAACTTACTATTATTTTTAAAGTAAATCAAATTGAAAACATAAACCGTGGGATTGGAACTTGCAATATTGAGGAGTTATAGCAATTAGAGATGGGGAGGAATGTAACAGATTCTTTATCTGTCCTCCATATTTTTATGCGTAAGCAAAGTGCTATGGTGAAACCTGTCGAAAGATGGAACAAAAGATCTCTTCAAAAGACTGGTTTTAAGCAGACATGTTATGAGGTGGGGACAAGGAAGTTCTGTGTCAACACTCATAAAACATGTGACAGGTGCAAGGATTGCAGAAGGCTCTTTGACAGGGGAAAGACATGGAAGACCACCTGAATGTGTGCAGTTTGTGTGGTTCCACCTGGTATTGTGTGAAATATGTGGGCTTCCATTTTTATTTACATTTACTATTTTTTATTGTCATTTTTTGGCTAAAATGAGGAGTAAGTGTTAGTATATTTTTTGTTTGTCCTGGTGTTATCACACATGTCTTGACATATTGATTAGCATGTTGTGATAGAACTTTACTATTGCTAAGGGGAGAGTAGTTATTATCGTTTCTTGTTGTATGCAACTTAGGGGGAGCATGATATTATGTCATGCTTGTTGgtgtttttgttgttgttgctgctactGCTGGAGTTCTGTGTGTGCATAATTGTTTGTCATGCCTATTTTTGCTTAGTGGATACTGCTACTACTGCTGGTGCTTATGCAGATGTCAAACCAAATGTTCTGACATCTTGCCTAAAGTTTTTATGGAGAACTTTGGTTTCTCTTATTTGTGAGGCTTATTTTTCTTCTGCTGCATATGCCACAGATGTTTGAACTTAGACAATTCATATTGTTTTGGATGTTCCCTTGAGGGGGAGTCCTGATTATGTGTGATAGGGGGAGTACATAACCTGTATGTTCTGTAACTTCTTGATTATCTCTgatatattttttgttttcaGTTTGTACAAAGTTTTCATGTTTTCCATGTAACTTATGTTTGTGGTTTTATTCCTCTCTCCAGATTTATTGTGCTTtggttgttttagccaaaattttccaaagggggagattgttaggtCTGTGATTTTATGattggcaacaattttggtaaaacatGTTTCATTTGGGAAAACATGTATCATAGCCTAATGTTGAACAAGGTGTCATGACATCTTGATCAACTGTGCAACAGGTGTTGCTTATGTTCCTTGTAGACTGATATCCTGAAAGATGTTATGACATCTTACACCAGTACACATGTACAGGTCTGCAAGTGTGAATACTTGAAGATTTGATTTTAAAATGCGAGATTCTAGATGATTCTAGTTCTCCTATATGGCAGTAAATCAAGGATGTTTTAGGAATAATGAAAATTTGATTTGATTTCATAAAAAGGATCTTTTGAGACTTTTTAGGAAATATTATAGATTTGTTCCTATTAAATTAGAGAAGATCTTGCAACTGATTTACAGGAGAATATTGGATATGATTTGAAGAGTCCAAGCCCATACTGTAAGAGTCTAGTTATAAGCACTACCTAAACCTAAATTGtcaagcaattcacattgaaGAAACCGTGTGCATTAATACGGGTTTAGGGTTTTGAGAGTTCCTTAGGTGTTACTGGTTGTTTGTACATTCCTCATGTATCTTTTTATGCATAGAGGTTGACTGATTATACTTGATTGTATATCAAGTTATTATTCtcactcatgagcttttaagcaaAGAGTTGAGTATTGTTCTTGGTTAAAGCTTTTAAGCAAAACCAAGTATTGTTTATTGGAAGTGTTCTTTGAATGTTTTTCAGTTGTTATCACTCttgtgtgattgaagggaagtgagaagggtctcatagctaggagagtcttagatagaaataTCATGAgtagtgattaggtgagaagtttgtaaaactagaggttgtttagaacttcaaactaatattgtttgagtggatttccttcctggcttggtagccctcagatgtaggtgacgttgcaccgaactgggttaacaattgatTGTGTCTTTTACCTTCTGCAATTTAATTTTGCATAATTACTATTTTGGTAAAAGTGTTTCTGTCAGCAGATGATGTCTTAACATCTGTCTTGATATTGTGTTCTGTTATTTTCTGTTCTCATATTTGTAAGTTATCTTGTTATTGTGTTTTGATCAGATATTAGTGTCTTGACATCTCTTAGGACATCTGTTATTTGCATACTAAAATTTCAAATTACGCAatgattattatttttaattattaatgttcattttctttggaattctacattagtatggtgaagcaatgataATTAGATCAATCATGTTAAATAATCAATCATTATGTTTTTAATAGTATGAATGTGTTGCATTAGAATTTCTGATGACGCAATGGGTTGTGATATCAAGAGTTATAAGATTAGGATTTATGACAACACAATAGTTGAGTTGTGCTTTTAGGGTTTGTAAATATAAAACCTAAGTGAAATATATAAGCtttataatataataataatagttattAATATTATTATAAAACGTTTTCATTCAGTAACCATGATAAAcattataataataataagttgtcattattatttaattaaataattagatcattgttaaaatttaatttaatttatttaattaacataattAAAAAAATAGTAATAATAAAATTGTGTTTATTATTGTTATCTATGGTGAACAGTTATGACATTAGTTgtcttttcttttatttttggattttttttaaatatgacTTGTGTGTCCTGTCTTTCTATCCTTATGTAACTTCTCTTCTCATCTCAGTCTATGGTATGTAAAATGAGAATTTTTTTATGTAATATAATATTAGGAAGAGAAGAAAAGAAGATCAAATAAGGACAACCATGGAGATCTAGCTTGGAGAAGCATAAATTTTTATTAGGTTTAGCTTAGGCTCTCTTATTGACTTGAGGGAACAATTGTGTTAGGAGCCATAGTCGTATCATTTCATTTTGtttatgtatgttgatgcatgtgaatgtatgttgatgcatatgagaGATGATTTATGTGATATATAAGCTAACGAGATCAAACTAATTAGGAATTCCCTCAAAAGAAATATTAAATTTATACTTTCTAAATTTTAGCACTCATCAAAACTAGTATTGcataatgtaggtttcgcctaaCGCAAGGTGCATGTTATATATTAGTAAGTTGCAATTGGATAAATGTAATATCCAATTTCTAAAACATTGGGTCgaacttaactaaacaaattataataaaattatataCGTTTAGAACAAAAGTTGATAATGATCCATATGATGAATTAGAATAAAGAGTTATTCACTCAATCGAAAATATTCAAGAGTTGTATTATATACAAGTTTCTACCTAAATAACTGAGTTTTGTGTAATCAGCCTAACGCTGACTaaaaacaaagtgaaatatggatctcga includes these proteins:
- the LOC127123469 gene encoding uncharacterized mitochondrial protein AtMg00810-like — translated: MSLLASEFAMKDLDPLSYFLGIVVSRHPDGIFLSQSTYASEIIECAGMASCKPSTTPVDTKQKLNTSSDTSYEDPSLYRSLVGALQYLTFTRHDISYVVQQGTLHFGLHLSPSSITKLTSYTDANWGGYSDTRRSTSRNCVFLGDNLISWFSKRQPTLSRSSAEAEYRGVANVVSESCWIHNLLLELHFPIPQATLVYCDNVSAIYLFGNPVQHQRTKHIEMDIHFVREKI